Proteins encoded in a region of the Coffea eugenioides isolate CCC68of chromosome 4, Ceug_1.0, whole genome shotgun sequence genome:
- the LOC113769517 gene encoding probable acyl-activating enzyme 17, peroxisomal, translating to MAQNYKALDSITISDIVSLGISQEEAEQLQEKLTEIIHTCGAATPQTWQNISKQLLNPDLPFSFHQMMYHGCYKDFGPNPPAWLPDPNNAKLTNVGQLLESRGKEFLGSKYRDPISSFSDFQEFSVSNPEVYWKAIFDEMNISFSVSPERILVENSSCPGGQWLPGAYINPAKNCLNVNKKRNLDDVVILWRDEGDDELPLQKMTLMELRSRVWLVAYALERLELDKGSAIAIDMPMDAHSVVIYLAIVLAGYVVVSIADSFAPSEISTRLELSNAKAIFTQDLILRGDRKIPLYSRVVDAQAPMAIVIPTRDSSFSMKLRAGDISWQDFLNRAEGSKEVEFVAVEQPIEAFTNILFSSGTTGDPKAIPWTVSTPLKAAADGWCHMDIREGDIVSWPTNLGWMMGPWLVYASLLNSASMALYNGSPLGSGFAKFIQDAKVTMLGVIPSIVRTWKTKNSTASYDWSSIRCFGSTGEASSVDEYLWLMGRARYKPVIEYCGGTEIGGGFISGSLVQPQCLAAFSTAAMGCSLFILGEDGYPLPSNVAGTGELALGPTMFGASSTLLNADHNEVYFKGMPVWNGKVLRRHGDVFERTSKGYYHAHGRADDTMNLGGIKVSSVEIERICNAVDGNIVETAAVGVPPPGGGPERLAIAVVFKDLDSSTTDINTLMQSFNSALQKKLNPLFKVSNIIPLPSLPRTATNKVMRRVLRQQFTQGENSRL from the exons atggCTCAGAATTACAAAGCCTTGGATTCAATCACCATCTCTGATATTGTATCTCTGGGTATATCCCAAGAAGAAGCAGAACAACTTCAGGAAAAACTCACAGAAATCATTCATACTTGCGGAGCTGCCACTCCTCAAACATGGCAAAATATCTCCAAACAGCTTCTAAACCCGGACCTTCCCTTCTCTTTCCATCAGATGATGTATCATGGCTGCTACAAGGATTTCGGACCCAACCCGCCCGCTTGGTTGCCTGACCC GAACAATGCAAAGTTAACGAATGTTGGACAGCTATTGGAAAGCCGTGGAAAAGAGTTTTTGGGATCAAAATATAGAGACCCTATTTCCAGCTTTTCTGACTTTCAGGAATTTTCAGTTTCCAACCCAGAG GTATACTGGAAAGCTATATTTGATGAAATGAATATATCTTTCTCTGTTTCTCCTGAACGTATTTTAGTTGAGAATTCGTCTTGTCCTGGTGGTCAATGGCTTCCGGGAGCCTACATAAATCCAGCAAAGAATTGTTTAAATGTAAATAAAAAGAGGAATCTGGATGATGTTGTAATATTATGGCGTGATGAAGGAGATGATGAATTGCCCCTTCAAAAGATGACTCTCATGGAGTTGCGCTCAAGAGTGTG GTTAGTTGCATATGCACTTGAAAGACTGGAGTTGGATAAAGGATCTGCAATTGCTATAGATATGCCCATGGATGCGCATTCTGTGGTGATCTATTTGGCCATTGTGCTAGCTGGTTATGTAGTGGTATCAATTGCTGATAGTTTTGCCCCAAGTGAAATATCTACGAGGCTCGAGTTATCAAATGCCAAAGCAATTTTCACTCAG GATCTCATTCTCCGTGGTGATAGAAAAATACCATTGTACAG TAGAGTTGTTGATGCTCAAGCTCCTATGGCAATTGTAATTCCTACTAGAGATTCCAGTTTCAGCATGAAATTACGTGCTGGTGACATTTCTTGGCAGGATTTTCTAAACAGGGCTGAAGGGTCAAA AGAAGTTGAGTTTGTTGCTGTTGAGCAACCAATCGAAGCATTCACAAATATTCTGTTCTCTTCTGGAACAACTG GTGATCCCAAGGCAATTCCTTGGACTGTTTCTACACCTCTGAAAGCTGCTGCTGATGGATGGTGCCACATGGATATCCGCGAAGGAGATATTGTTTCCTGGCCAACTAATCTGGGATGGATGATGGGTCCTTGGCTAGTTTATGCTTCACTTCTGAATAGTGCTTCCATGGCTTTATATAATGGATCTCCTCTTGGCTCTGGATTTGCCAAGTTTATACAG GATGCTAAAGTGACTATGCTAGGCGTGATCCCAAGCATTGTAAGGACATGGAAGACCAAAAATTCTACTGCTAGCTATGATTGGTCATCCATCCG TTGCTTTGGCTCTACTGGGGAGGCATCGAGTGTGGATGAATACCTATGGTTGATGGGAAGAGCTCGTTACAAACCTGTTATTGAGTATTGTGGTGGTACAGAGATTGGTGGTGGATTTATTTCTGGTTCCTTGGTACAGCCTCAATGTTTGGCAGCTTTTAGCACTGCAGCAATGGGGTGTAGTCTGTTTATTCTTGGGGAAGATGGTTATCCTCTG CCATCTAACGTTGCGGGCACTGGAGAGTTGGCCCTTGGTCCGACCATGTTTGGAGCTTCAAGCACTCTTCTGAATGCAGACCACAATGAGGTTTACTTCAAGGGAATGCCAGTTTGGAATGGAAAG GTGTTAAGAAGGCACGGGGACGTATTTGAGCGTACCTCTAAAGGATATTATCATGCTCATGGTCGTGCTGATGATACAATGAACCTTGGTGGCATCAAG GTGAGTTCAGTGGAGATAGAGCGCATTTGTAATGCAGTAGATGGTAATATTGTAGAGACAGCAGCTGTTGGGGTGCCTCCTCCTGGTGGCGGCCCTGAGAGACTGGCGATTGCCGTTGTATTCAAGGATCTAGACAGCTCCACAACAGACATAAATACGCTGATGCAGTCCTTCAATTCAGCACTGCAGAAGAAACTGAATCCTTTATTCAAG GTTTCAAACATCATTCCCCTACCTTCCCTTCCAAGAACTGCAACAAACAAGGTTATGAGAAGGGTTTTGAGGCAGCAGTTCACTCAGGGTGAAAATTCAAGATTGTGA
- the LOC113767582 gene encoding protein CHAPERONE-LIKE PROTEIN OF POR1, chloroplastic, with translation MATTLLSSNATVSTPFLGQKLATHRVRVNSKKSSSWTLPPRLLNFRSPRCAVDAPFGGNISKFPRINVWDPFKRLGIGRNASEEEVWSARNFLLSQYAEHERSFESIEAAFERILMASFRNRKKTKINLKSQLKKKVEESPPWVKNLLNYVELPPGVIILRRLFLFGFMACWSVLNSADAGPAFQVAISLAACIYFLNDKMKSLFRAGITGFLALFVGWFLGSLLAPMIPTVLVHPTWTLELLTSLVVYFSLFLACTFLK, from the exons ATGGCGACAACTCTTCTCTCCTCTAACGCTACCGTTTCCACTCCTTTTCTCGGCCAGAAACT tgCAACTCATAGAGTAAGAGTAAATTCGAAGAAGAGTTCGAGTTGGACGCTTCCGCCGAGATTGTTGAATTTTAGGAGCCCCAGGTGTGCAGTCGATGCACCATTTGGAG gtaatatttcaaaatttcctAGGATTAATGTCTGGGACCCGTTCAAGCGATTAGGTATAGGTAGGAATGCTTCCGAGGAGGAAGTATGGAGTGCGCGCAACTTTTTGTTGAGTCAATATGCCGAACATGAGAGGAGTTTTGAGTCAATTGAAGCTGCTTTTGAGAGAATACTAATGGCTAGCTTTAGGAATAGGAAAAAGACTAAAATCAACTTGAAGAGCCAGCTAAAGAAGAAAGTGGAAGAATCTCCACCTTGGGTTAAGAACCTGCTTAATTATGTTGAACTTCCTCCTGGTGTGATTATTCTGAGAAGGTTGTTCCTGTTTGGATTCATGGCATGCTGGAGTGTGTTGAATTCTGCTGATGCTGGACCAGCCTTCCAG GTTGCAATATCTTTGGCAGCATGCATATACTTCCTCAATGACAAGATGAAGAGCTTGTTTAGAGCTGGCATTACCGG ATTTTTGGCTCTTTTTGTTGGTTGGTTCTTGGGTTCACTATTGGCTCCCATGATTCCAACGGTTTTGGTACATCCAACCTGGACACTGGAACTCCTTACCTCACTCGTAGTGTATTTCTCCTTGTTTTTAGCTTGTACTTTCCTCAAGTAA
- the LOC113767318 gene encoding tetraspanin-8: MARPSNIIITILNVLTLAMAILAIGFSMWLQIHPGNSSLCQKVLHKPLLYVGLALFVVSLLGLIGSCCRLSFFMWLYSAVLFLMILGLICFTIFTIIVTNKGVGKVLSKRGVQEYRFGDYSRWLQNYVVNAENWDEIKSCLVDVNFCRNIDTGKPPEFYQKGLPPIQSGCCKPPAYCGFESKNATFWTMPETGPAVPDADCRTWSNVQTQLCFDCQSCKTAFLDNIKKEWKTLAIINTCILVLVIAIYSVGCCALRNNRRSKGYAKHRGGYL; this comes from the exons atggcaCGTCCAAGCAATATAATCATCACGATCCTCAATGTGCTTACCTTGGCCATGGCCATTTTGGCCATTGGGTTTTCAATGTGGTTGCAAATTCACCCTGGTAATTCATCTCTGTGCCAAAAAGTCCTCCACAAGCCTTTGTTGTACGTGGGATTGGCCCTTTTTGTGGTTTCATTGCTTGGATTGATCGGTTCATGTTGCAGGCTTTCATTTTTCATGTGGCTATATTCGGCTGTGCTGTTTCTGATGATCCTGGGGTTGATCTGTTTCACCATTTTTACCATAATTGTGACCAACAAGGGTGTTGGAAAGGTATTGTCTAAGCGAGGGGTGCAGGAATATAGATTTGGAGATTACTCAAGGTGGTTGCAGAATTATGTGGTGAATGCTGAAAATTGGGACGAGATCAAGAGCTGTTTGGTTGATGTCAATTTCTGCCGAAATATTGATACCGGTAAACCACCTGAATTTTACCAAAAAGGCCTGCCTCCTATTCAG TCGGGTTGTTGCAAGCCTCCAGCATACTGTGGATTCGAGTCCAAGAATGCAACTTTCTGGACAATGCCGGAAACAGGGCCAGCCGTGCCGGACGCCGATTGCAGGACTTGGAGCAACGTCCAAACGCAGCTCTGCTTTGATTGCCAATCATGCAAGACAGCATTCCTTGACAACATCAAGAAAGAATGGAAGACTCTTGCCATCATCAATACTTGCATCCTCGTCCTTGTGATTGCCATCTACTCGGTTGGCTGCTGTGCACTGAGAAACAACCGGAGGAGCAAAGGATACGCTAAGCACAGAGGAGGATACCTTTGA
- the LOC113768350 gene encoding enolase 1, chloroplastic, with product MALAPTPLSKPFFSTKPTSQTPLFTLPATRKVHTRPNTVVRSSIATAPAAATVSKASAKVKSVKARQIIDSRGNPTVEVDLVTDGADGQLYRSAVPSGASTGIYEALELRDGDKSVYGGKGVLNAVKNINDILGPQLVGVDVRNQADVDAIMLEIDGTTNKSKLGANAILGVSLSVCRAGAGAKGIALYKHIQEVSGTKELVMPVPAFNVINGGSHAGNNLAMQEFMILPVGATSFAEALRMGSEVYHTLKGIIKAKYGQDACNVGDEGGFAPNVQDNREGLVLLMDAIEKAGYTGKIKIGMDVAASEFLTKDGKYDLNFKKQPNDGAHVLTDQSLCELYKEFVKDFPIVSIEDPFDQDDWKSWASLQSSVDIQLVGDDLLVTNPKRIAEAIQKKACNALLLKVNQIGSVTESIQAALDSKTAGWGVMVSHRSGETEDNFIADLSVGLASGQIKTGAPCRSERLAKYNQLLRIEEELGNVRYAGEAFRSP from the exons ATGGCCTTGGCTCCGACTCCGCTCTCAAAACCATTCTTTTCCACCAAACCCACCTCCCAAACGCCCCTTTTTACGCTCCCCGCCACCCGGAAAGTTCACACCCGACCCAACACTGTTGTTCGGAGCTCCATAGCCACTGCTCCAGCTGCAGCCACCGTATCAAAAGCCTCTGCGAAGGTAAAATCAGTGAAGGCTAGGCAGATCATAGACAGCAGAGGCAATCCGACGGTGGAGGTTGATCTTGTAACCGACGGCGCTGATGGTCAGCTGTACAGATCGGCTGTCCCAAGTGGGGCCTCTACTGGGATCTATGAAGCCTTGGAGCTTAGAGACGGTGACAAAAGTGTCTATGGGGGTAAAGGGGTCCTTAATGCTGTCAAAAACATTAATGATATATTGGGTCCCCAGCTCGTTGGTGTTGATGTCAG GAATCAGGCTGATGTTGATGCAATAATGCTGGAAATTGATGGAACGACAAACAAATCAAAACTTGGGGCTAATGCAATACTGGGAGTGTCTCTTAGTGTGTGTAGAGCTGGTGCAGGTGCGAAGGGAATTGCATTGTATAAGCACATTCAGGAAGTGTCGGGGACAAAAGAGCTTGTAATGCCAGTCCCAGCATTTAATGTGATTAATGGAGGTAGTCATGCTGGTAACAATTTGGCCATGCAGGAATTTATGATACTACCTGTTGGAGCTACTTCATTTGCTGAGGCTCTTCGTATGGGTAGTGAAG TTTATCACACTCTGAAGGGAATTATAAAAGCAAAATATGGACAAGATGCGTGCAACGTTGGAGATGAGGGGGGATTTGCTCCCAATGTGCAGGACAATAGGGAGGGACTGGTACTGCTCATGGATGCAATTGAAAAGGCTGGTTACACAGGGAAG ATTAAGATTGGGATGGATGTGGCTGCTTCAGAATTCCTTACAAAAGATGGGAAATATGATCTCAATTTTAAGAAACAACCAAATGATGGTGCTCATGTGCTCACAGACCAGAGCCTCTGTGAACTCTACAAGGAGTTTGTAAAAGATTTCCCTATTGTATCCATTGAAGACCCTTTTGATCAGGATGACTGGAAATCATGGGCTTCTTTGCAGTCCTCAGTTGACATACAACTAGTTGGTGATGACTTGTTGGTCACTAATCCCAAAAGAATAGCTGAAGCAATTCAGAAGAAGGCCTGTAATGCTTTGCTACTAAAG GTTAACCAAATTGGTTCAGTAACCGAATCAATCCAAGCAGCCCTTGACTCAAAAACTGCTGGGTGGGGTGTTATGGTTAGTCATCGTAGTGGTGAAACCGAAGATAACTTCATTGCAGATTTATCTGTGGGTCTGGCCAGCGGACAG ATCAAGACAGGAGCACCCTGCCGAAGTGAACGGTTGGCCAAGTATAATCAg CTTCTTCGCATTGAAGAGGAGCTTGGAAATGTTCGCTATGCTGGTGAAGCTTTCAGATCACCTTGA